In the genome of Leguminivora glycinivorella isolate SPB_JAAS2020 chromosome 21, LegGlyc_1.1, whole genome shotgun sequence, one region contains:
- the LOC125237468 gene encoding two pore potassium channel protein sup-9-like isoform X2 has product MKKQNVRTLSLIVCTFTYLLVGAAVFDALESTTERNRFEVLQAIEGMIIRKYNITEEDFRVMETVVLKSEPHKAGQQWKFTGAFYYATTVLTTIGYGHSTPATVGGKLFTMFYAIVGIPLGLIMFQSIGERVNRLSSVIIKSLKHAMNCKATSASEVDLICVVTTLSSLTIAGGAAAFSKFEGWSYFDSVYYCFITLTTIGFGDMVALQKDNALNRKPSYVMFALIFILFGLAIVAACLNLLVLRFVTMNTEDEKRDQAQAEQAQQVAVRLEGDVITADGAVLRGVARGTRLPASGQGDTSMMPLYVDDEYPPSVCSCSCNCFGPNKSMLYRDPLSPVPPTNMKQIKTKSYRELGPLPRYIEKSSSKNRSQSLRLNSASGYLYMNAKTNRLIHFLQ; this is encoded by the exons ATGAAGAAGCAAAATGTACGAACTTTGTCGTTGATTGTGTGTACGTTCACATACCTGTTGGTTGGTGCGGCCGTTTTTGACGCGCTCGAGTCTACTACGGAGAGGAACAGATTTGAAGTTTTACAAG CAATCGAAGGCATGATAATCCGGAAGTACAACATAACGGAGGAAGACTTCCGGGTGATGGAGACGGTGGTGCTCAAGTCCGAGCCCCACAAGGCAGGGCAACAGTGGAAGTTCACCGGCGCCTTCTATTACGCCACCACCGTGCTTACTACCATTG GCTACGGGCACTCGACGCCCGCAACGGTCGGCGGCAAGTTGTTCACGATGTTCTACGCGATCGTCGGCATCCCGCTTGGCCTGATCATGTTCCAGAGCATCGGTGAACGGGTCAACAGACTTAGCAG TGTTATAATAAAGTCCCTGAAACACGCGATGAACTGCAAAGCCACCAGCGCGTCTGAGGTGGACCTCATATGTGTGGTGACGACGTTATCATCGCTCACAATCGCTGGTGGCGCCGCGGCGTTTTCCAAGTTTGAGGGCTGGAGTTACTTCGACAGCGTTTACTATTGCTTCATCACGCTTACCACTATAG GTTTCGGCGACATGGTAGCTTTACAAAAGGACAACGCGCTGAATCGCAAGCCCTCTTACGTGATGTTCGCGCTCATCTTCATCCTGTTCGGGCTGGCCATAGTGGCCGCCTGTCTCAACTTGCTGGTGCTGCGTTTCGTCACCATGAACACGGAGGACGAGAAACGGGACCAGGCTCAAGCGGAACAG GCGCAGCAAGTAGCCGTACGGTTGGAAGGCGACGTGATCACTGCGGACGGGGCGGTGCTACGCGGCGTCGCTCGCGGCACGCGGCTCCCGGCCTCCGGGCAAG GCGATACGTCGATGATGCCGCTGTATGTCGACGATGAGTACCCGCCGAGCGTCTGTAGCTGCTCCTGCAACTGCTTTGGACCTAACAA ATCCATGCTCTACCGGGACCCATTATCCCCAGTCCCACCCACCAACATGAAGCAGATCAAAACCAAGAGCTACCGAGAGCTGGGCCCCCTCCCGCGCTACATAGAGAAATCCTCGTCCAAGAACCGTAGCCAGTCTCTCCGCCTCAACTCAGCTTCCGGATACCTGTACATGAACGCCAAAACTAACAGGTTAATACACTTCCTACAGTAG
- the LOC125237468 gene encoding two pore potassium channel protein sup-9-like isoform X1 gives MKKQNVRTLSLIVCTFTYLLVGAAVFDALESTTERNRFEVLQAIEGMIIRKYNITEEDFRVMETVVLKSEPHKAGQQWKFTGAFYYATTVLTTIGYGHSTPATVGGKLFTMFYAIVGIPLGLIMFQSIGERVNRLSSVIIKSLKHAMNCKATSASEVDLICVVTTLSSLTIAGGAAAFSKFEGWSYFDSVYYCFITLTTIGFGDMVALQKDNALNRKPSYVMFALIFILFGLAIVAACLNLLVLRFVTMNTEDEKRDQAQAEQAQQVAVRLEGDVITADGAVLRGVARGTRLPASGQGDTSMMPLYVDDEYPPSVCSCSCNCFGPNNFQLEPDDFREIVAKRREQLRKGMMMYEMCNNNEQYLHPYRHSTSTRVETSPHSSSLYSMNMRSDNRSNDPLVDDYDSEKSSYARKKLLKNIARNTSKQENYFYDDAVLHFDDEYAFDGSILFAKRRKSVDRNWDFAMPKQDPDQISNESFGYYLPDDDDLEQYYANDTLTFNLPPHRASI, from the exons ATGAAGAAGCAAAATGTACGAACTTTGTCGTTGATTGTGTGTACGTTCACATACCTGTTGGTTGGTGCGGCCGTTTTTGACGCGCTCGAGTCTACTACGGAGAGGAACAGATTTGAAGTTTTACAAG CAATCGAAGGCATGATAATCCGGAAGTACAACATAACGGAGGAAGACTTCCGGGTGATGGAGACGGTGGTGCTCAAGTCCGAGCCCCACAAGGCAGGGCAACAGTGGAAGTTCACCGGCGCCTTCTATTACGCCACCACCGTGCTTACTACCATTG GCTACGGGCACTCGACGCCCGCAACGGTCGGCGGCAAGTTGTTCACGATGTTCTACGCGATCGTCGGCATCCCGCTTGGCCTGATCATGTTCCAGAGCATCGGTGAACGGGTCAACAGACTTAGCAG TGTTATAATAAAGTCCCTGAAACACGCGATGAACTGCAAAGCCACCAGCGCGTCTGAGGTGGACCTCATATGTGTGGTGACGACGTTATCATCGCTCACAATCGCTGGTGGCGCCGCGGCGTTTTCCAAGTTTGAGGGCTGGAGTTACTTCGACAGCGTTTACTATTGCTTCATCACGCTTACCACTATAG GTTTCGGCGACATGGTAGCTTTACAAAAGGACAACGCGCTGAATCGCAAGCCCTCTTACGTGATGTTCGCGCTCATCTTCATCCTGTTCGGGCTGGCCATAGTGGCCGCCTGTCTCAACTTGCTGGTGCTGCGTTTCGTCACCATGAACACGGAGGACGAGAAACGGGACCAGGCTCAAGCGGAACAG GCGCAGCAAGTAGCCGTACGGTTGGAAGGCGACGTGATCACTGCGGACGGGGCGGTGCTACGCGGCGTCGCTCGCGGCACGCGGCTCCCGGCCTCCGGGCAAG GCGATACGTCGATGATGCCGCTGTATGTCGACGATGAGTACCCGCCGAGCGTCTGTAGCTGCTCCTGCAACTGCTTTGGACCTAACAA TTTCCAACTGGAGCCGGACGACTTCCGCGAAATCGTGGCCAAGCGCCGAGAGCAACTCCGCAAAGGCATGATGATGTATGAGATGTGCAACAACAACGAGCAGTACCTTCATCCGTACCGCCACAGCACCTCCACCAGGGTGGAGACCAGCCCGCACAGCTCCTCTCTCTACTCCATGAACATGAGATCCGACAACCGGAGCAATGACCCACTAGTCGATGACTACGACTCTGAAAAATCCAGCTATGCCCGGAAGAAACTACTAAAGAACATAGCCAGAAATACTTCTAAACAAGAAAATTATTTCTACGATGATGCTGTGTTGCACTTCGATGATGAATATGCCTTCGATGGCTCCATACTCTTCGCTAAGCGGAGAAAATCAGTCGACAGAAACTGGGATTTTGCCATGCCGAAGCAGGATCCGGACCAAATATCCAACGAAAGCTTCGGGTACTACCTACCTGATGACGATGACTTGGAACAGTATTACGCGAACGATACTCTAACTTTCAATCTGCCACCGCATCGCGCGAGCATATAG
- the LOC125237590 gene encoding uncharacterized protein LOC125237590 has protein sequence MGPGRAWIWKKMFGTEVWHRITIPRARTRARILSRSHTTTCRAQRTDRPERARSNYYERRGNRNKRRCAAADRQPTRKKRTTPPHHTEHHQHHHHAHASPSCRSPSLRPRNPAQLKRYHRGVG, from the exons ATGGGTCCCGGTAGAGCATGGATCTGGAAGAAAATGTTTGGTACAGAGGTCTGGCACAG AATAACAATACCACGTGCGAGAACGCGGGCTCGAATACTTTCTCGCTCGCACACTACTACCTGTCGCGCTCAGCGGACCGACCGACCCGAACGTGCGCGAAGTAACTACTACGAGCGGCGCGGAAACCGAAATAAAAGGCGCTGCGCGGCCGCCGATCGTCAGCCGACACGGAAGAAGAGGACAACACCCCCACACCACACTGAACATCACCAACATCACCACCACGCCCACGCTAGCCCGAGCTGCCGGTCGCCTTCACTGCGGCCCCGAAACCCGGCCCAGCTCAAACGGTATCACCGCGGGGTTGGATAA